The Styela clava chromosome 3, kaStyClav1.hap1.2, whole genome shotgun sequence genome includes the window AGTATCTAAGTGTTAAGCTATGATAGAGATATCTAACACTATCGCTTTACCTggatttattgaatataaaaaattcaaacggTAATACCCATGCAGAAAGTTGTGCGTGTTAATGAGCTGCTAAACCATTAATTATTCAGGGAGATTTGTTCCCGCGCCTATCTCAGGTCGATCAATGATGATACAAGCCACACAAAGGTAGAAGTATTGACGTCCAGATCATCAATGCCAAATGACAGTGTGGTATCGTTTTGAATCCTAAAGTTGTGTAGTAAGCGATGAGTTTttgaaaaaagcaaaatataagatggattTTTTTTCTTGCCTGCCATCCAAGACCATACATATGATCGGCCTAGTTCGGTTTTGTGTGTACGAtaaaataacaaacaatttaCTGTTGTTCTGTAACTCGCTATTTCGTATAACATACAGTGTCATTCTAAAATGACTAATAATGTTCTATTTGATTtatcatttaaacattgttCCAGCTTGAGGGCTTCGAGCGAATGCTAATTACTCTCACGATAATGAGAGACCACGACCTCTTGCAAATTTGAAAGGGCAAACATATGATAATCCGTATTAAAATTCGAGGACGTGTATTAGTCGTTTGCATTTGATGTTTACAATGCCAATTAAGAGACTGGGTACCTAACTATTTAAAGATAATTTTCTCTTTAATAGCAAAGTCATTCGCACTTAATTAGAAGTAAATTTGACTCATCTCTCAGCTTGTACAATGACGGAGAATGGTTTATATTTAGACTTTGGAGCCCATGGCCAACCGAGTGCAATGGCTGACAATTTGTCCATGAGGGGGTAGCTCCAAGTTGATATCATTCAATTTGAACCGGCGAGGCGCTGTGTAATTTAGTGATTCAGATTTAGGGAAAATCACATCAGGCAATTATGTCCTCATTTTTGCTCCCACGTAAAAAGCCAATCATCCAGCGTACCCTTCCTGAATTTCACGACCTGACGCAAAACGGAAAATCCAGCATTTTCACCGCAACAGGTCGtgtcattattttcattattataaacAGAAGCCCTTCATTAATCCGCTTTAGTTTCGGAGATAAAATTGATAGAATTCCACTACAGCATAGTTTGTTTCGACCGCCCCAAGAGACCTATCCGAAATACATCCCATAGTCGTTTTTTTACAACTCCATGGCGCCATCTTCCGTTCAGAAATTAGATGCCTACTGAAACCGAAGGTGCAAAAGTAAACAAACATATATGTATCAAACATAAAATCAGTACATTTATTCATTCAATATCAACCATAATAAGTAGCTTAATAAAATGTTGTAATTTAATATCATTATATTAATACCCATAGTACATAATCAAGACAGACTTGAAAGATTTAAGCTGAAGGAATTGACATCGTGAAGGGAATAAAACGATTCAAAAACTCGATAATAATGCTAGTAAAAAgcacaaaaaatagcaaaattccACGATAAATCATGATATTGAAGGGGAAACTGTAACAATTGCGTGACTAAATGTAGAATGATCTAAATGCGGCAAACGATTGATGAAGTGTTAAAATCTACTCAAAATAATACACTCAATAGGTACCCCAAGTTGAGTAAGATACACTCAATAGGGAATCCCGAGTTGAGTAAGATACACTCAATGGGTACCCCAAGTTGAGTAAGATACACTCAATGGGTACCCAAAGGTGAGTTAGATACACTCAAATGATACCCCAAGTTGAGTAAGATACACTCAATAGGTACCGCAAGTCGAATAAGATAGATTGAACATGTCAGGTTCGAGATTTTGCGTCAAAGTGGCCTTGGAGGAAAAACAGCGAATGCTTCCAACAAATACAATTTGTAACATTTATTGATGAATTATTATATCCTTTTTTTGTAAATCTCTTTTGGAGGATAAAACTATATCTATAATAAGATAAAACTATATCTATAATAAGCACACGTCAGAAAAAGAGTTAAAGAACGAATGAAAAGAGTAAAATGTAGGAGAATCGTTAATGCATAATTATaatgaaaacacaaataaaaaaaaatacgttgaaaaacatgaaataaaGTGATTTCAAACTGAATAGCAAGAATGAGAAATAAAACGACGAGGTGCAAATTCGATAGAAATTTTTAAACGTGGACTGACGATTATCATCTCTACGAGTACGGGATAATGGAAAACTCCAGGAAGAAGGAACAGATTTTTGATGAAAGGACATTAGTAGAGCTTGACTGTACATCGTTTTCTCTCGGTTAGCAAAAATATAGAAGTAGCATTTGAAGAATTTCTGTGTTGATAAATAAGCCCGATTGGCCGTCATCTATGTTCACATATTGTCAATCTAGAGAAAGTCAAGTGCTATGTGGAGAATTGATATTCAAACCCCCCTGCCTTATTATAATATCTCACCAAGACAACCAAAAACTACGCCATTCATGACGTCATACAAAAATGCTTCTGTCGATTCAATGCGATTAGAACAATACTCATGGCATTGATTTATATCGGTTTTTAAGCCCATCAAAACAATGTGACGTAATTTCATTGTAGTCGACGTTGTTATGGTgataataaacaaagaaataattAAACGACAATAccggaaaataaaaattttgttatattactCGTTGGCGCGCCTCTTGGCGATAAATAAAGATATTTTGGGCGATAAATAATGGCAAATGTCGCGACCCACACACAACCGCCAAATACTGTGCAAACATAGATTTAGGCCCAAAAGAAAAATTGCTGATCAATAAACGCAAAAAGAAAAAGACTAAGAGAAGAAAAAATGGCGGAAAACTATTTGATAACACTATTAAAAAGATGCTGGCCACGAGCATATTAGCGCGTTTAGCCGAGTCTACAACGTTTAACAGCCTTTTTCCACCGAACCATCATGTTCACTCTTTACGTACATACGTTAGCTAGAAACATTGAAAGTTTTTAAAGTTAAGCAAGTTAGAATAGATAGGCCACCAGGGCATATTCTATATATTAAATGATCAAAAATGGTTCGATTTTACCATCAAATGCTTAGCGTTGAGTCATACGTTTACAGATCAAAATTGCTATAtgcaaataaatgaataaatacaatACGAATGAATGAATCGTCGATGAAACATATGGATAGATCATTGAGATTTGGAGTACACAAGTAAGAATGTACTACAGGCTAGGCTGATGATTCAATAAGCAATCTAGGGTATTTGGCCCCTTTGCTTCGTCCGAAGTGGGAGCCGAAATCGTCCGAAGTGGGAGCAAAATGATCCAAATCTCGTTTTCGCGATTACGTTAATTTCAAAACCTGGCAATTAGCCCTATactcttgtttattttttcggTGATGAAGCTCGTGTTTCCCTCTTCCTTTCGTGAAATAAATTATGAAGGTTCAAAATACGACAGTGAAGCCTTTTTCTGTGTTGGTTTTAAGTGTCTTCAACCGTGGCTTTATTTTTCCCGAAACATGTCCATATTGAAGATTGTTGTGGTGGTGTTGCCATTAACATTGGTACTTGGTTTTTGTGAGTTATTTCGAtctgaaaatagaaaaacatGACGATAAGAAACTATCAAATATCAAagatgtaaaataaattaaagataaCAATGTTTGCCTCAGAAAGCAAATCGGATCAAATATagataaattattgaaaatgatgaaatgaataaaaggaTGAGACTACTGGTAAAATGTTAATTTGTCCTCACAGTCAAATATTGATTCGGAATATTGTTTTATAGAATGATGATAAAAACCTAATTTGGTTAAATATGAGTTAATGATCGGGCGCTTTTTAAATGTTTAACAATAAGTcattgagtaaaaataaaagtataccgaaaaatagaaataattgtACTGAAAGCAGAAGCAACATAACCAACACGATGATCAAAAGTTAAGAcctaaaatttaaacaatttattgGAAATCAATCTCACCTTACAAGGAACCTGCATCCATGGTTCTCCGTCAACTTGCATTGGAAACAATTTTGTCGTCCTGTAATATTGagattatttaatttatttctaatttttgcaCTAAAAACAATTTGACTAAAAAAATTACCCATAatacaaaactattttatatttttgattccCATTGAGTTATCCACACAAATCGTGACTCGGGTTATCATGGTGGTCAACCACCAATCAACCAATTATATAGTATAACCGGAACGCTGATTTGATATGATTGCATTTGGCCAACCTTGATCATGGCATGGAGCATCCGATATGAATGTTTTAACAAACATTCGAATGGGCATTTTTAtgtcaatcaaaataatttgaattataaaTGACGATTATCTTACGTAATTTCAATAACGTGTCCTTGTGCTAAACGATTTCCTGCACGAAGTCCCGCCATTATTTGTCCAACTTCCATCGCTCCCACGACACCAACAACTTCTAACATTTTGTCTCCCATGCCTAAAAACATAGTAAACAAATTGTGAAGATGAACACGACGGTGAGAGGGGGTCCTGGAaagattttttcaataattttctaAAGAGATATTTTACACCTAACCTAGAACAAGGGGCCGTACAAGCGAGGCACTACTATATTTTCGATGTACCGCAATCTCGCAGGTCCGCCATTGCCtgtccaatttattacactctgtaTGAGGTACTGGGTATAGGCTGCCGACCCAAGATTTTTAGGTCTTATGCCTCCAACCACTAGACTGAACAAATATCCAAATTAACATCTGCTAGTATATTACCTTGAACTGCGTATTTAATATCGATGTTATCTTTACTCGCAGTAGTACTAGATGGTAGCGCAagtttctttttcttctttttagtcGTTCCCCACAAGTTTGTTCCTCCATATACACTGGGAATGTTTAAAACAGCGATGCCTTGAAATCTTTGGCCACTTTGTAAATCGATGTTTTTGCCATCAACCTttataatatgaataaaaaaaaaacagttagaAACTGGGAAAGAACTGAGGCAGTTATTTTATTTCGGAAATAAGCAAGGCTCGCATTTTCATCTATCGCGTTTGATTCATAACAAGCCAGGAAACGTCCGGTTTTCATTGAATCGTTCTAGAATATAGCAAAACGGCGTTGGAAAAGACGTATGAATTTATGTTTACCGGTACTTTCTATATCGTATGATGAACAAATGGTAGTCCCGCGCGAACCAAGGATTTTTAAACTTCCCAATAACTGTAATATTACCTTGACCGTTAGGTTTTCGTGAAGTTTCTTGCAGGATGCAGCGAATGTTTCTGAGGTTCCGAATTCAAAATACCAAAGTTTATTTTTCATCCGACTGTTGAATTTTTCGGGATGTTTTTCTCTCATGACGTGAAATTTTCGGCAAATCATGGCGTCctatagaataaaataaaagttttgttTACTTATAATAATCACCGCTAATTTTATAACGAAAAGGGATACATATTACTCCACCCCACATTTTTCTATAACGAACAGAAGGGGTGTGACAATCGCATAACTCATCCTAACAAGTAGGTCTTGGGACAATTGAAAGATAGTTGGTGCCTATCGCTAAAATTCCGACATATTCGTACAAAGattatcggtactcccgtatagtgtgtgtaccaggttagggttaggccatagttttattttgattttccttattttagttttatacgagttcggggactgtctgtgtttgccaagtgaatataccccctgctcccctgcccataggtttcaatccctttatacaacttgatgtgaagtaggcgaaaaaaGTTGGCctgcctccatattggtacaaacacttctggagcacccgaTTATCAACGTAATaaacattttgttaaattttaacGATTTAAGCTAAAGAGAACTCTATAATGCAACGGATACTAAGATTTTCTCCTAACAAAACGTGAGAACTAGCAGATGTAAGAGATATCGATCAAAGATCAAAAACACATACACTGATCAACCAGATGTACTTGGTtgcataaaaaaacaaaacaaatattattcGATAAATGTTTTTCAGTCCCTCAGTGTTATCAGTTAGCAGTCGCTTTTGTCATTAAAGGAAATTCTCCTTTACTTTTAAAGGAGACAATGGTCTACAATAACCAGCATATTGCTTATTTCATATCAGTCATATATCAAAATACCGAGATAATAAGGCAATCGATTATGACGCGAGAATAGATTTGAATAAGTGTTTAGGAGAAATGAACAATTAGACGTAAGTGCAATTCTTTCTGCTTGTGGTGTTTAGTTTTTGCAGTAATAATCCATAATCTATGGGAAATGGTTAGATTATGTCTATTTTACGCATATccaattatgttttttttatatctgcTTTTGTATGGTAAAATTGCCAAACGAAGTAATTAGACGCCCTTATGTAGTACCTTGAAAAGCCTACATAGGCCCGTCTATTTGATGAGACGAGATTTCACTCTCGTTGTTATTTAGTTTTACTTACCACTCCTACTGAAAAGTAATTATTCATGATGGTGAGGGGTACGGGATCTCCTTTTTCTTTTGTTTCGGGGTCATGATCAACTTTCAAATTCCATCTGTCCATCATAACAGATTGACTTGCTTCGATTTGTTGTAGACATTTTATCATACTACCACCTTCATATCCTACATAAAGAAATGAAAGAgtgattatttaaaaaagaaacacAACGCAGAGAAACTAATAAGCGGAAACGCTATATTTTCCCACAAACCCGGGCGGTAAATgacattcaaaatataattactGTAATAGGCGAATTTCGACACAATGGAATACGCATTTTAATACGATTAATAcgttttgctttttttttctattttcgaGTGCTACAATGAGAAGTTTAATATGAGTCAATGAATTCGACGACCGTATAAATATCTTCGAAGTCGAGTAAAGTATTCCTATTGTAGATTTGTAATAAAATGTCAGAATGAAAATTGCTCTTACCTCCACCCCACCTCAGACACCGTGCAAGGTCGTTACCGGTACCCAGTGGTAGTATAGCTACGGGCGGTCTTTCTTGTATTCCGCTTTTATCtacaacaaaatcaaaatatgtAGTTGTTTATATAGAGTTCCTATTACTCGTCATTGTTCTGATAGGTAAATATAAATTAGTGTTTATCACACCATGCATTGTTTATACGCCCAATTAAATTAATCAGgtaattcattttatattcgattttaaataattttctaatttCGAAATTACTTCGTCAACTTCATAGAAATTGTTCCCATTCTTGAAGAAAAATCTCGAAAAATACCAACACAGAAAAATGTATTAATCTCCGGCATTATATACGCTAATATAGTGTTAATTAAATCCTAGTTCGGGTTTTTTCAATACCGTCGGTTTAACGCAATTTTAAAGTTTCCGTATCAACTAACTATAACTCTGACTCGACGTTCGATTCGAAACGATGATGATTTGTGAAAATTTACTGACTCGACCAGAATCCGGACTCGAACTTTGAATTTTAATGGGTCTCAAAGTCGACTGGGATGATCCATGCCTCAACTTTCTTTGCCATAGACTTGTAACCAAGCTGATCTTACCTATGCAATCCAAAACCCATCCAACTGTGCCATCCCCGCCACAACATAAAACTCGAAATTTGTCGAGGTCGTGAAAGAAGTTAAGTCCAGGCATTGGTCCACCTTTTGTAAGGTCGTATACTTGTCTAGGATTGAGTAAATACTGCATCTTTCTGAGTAGTCTAAAAAAACGAATGAGAAATTTAATAATTTCGAAACTGGTTTGGGATAGGAATAATGTAATTAATAATGAGATATAAACAAACTAACCTTACGCCTTGTTTTCCGCCGCTTTTTGGGTTAATAAAAACGAGTAATGGAAATGTTCCAGGTAAAGGGTTAATTTGAAGACCTTGACCGTCTAACGACATTGAATTCATTCGTCTCatgtttttatgtttattaactgaaaaaggaaaaatattATCATCTTTATTTAGCCTAATTTCGAATAGGAATATAAATTCGACAAATAAAATCGTATTGGAATACAGTACAAATATTCAACAAGTTAACTTGGATATACGAGTTAACCCAATGGTGCGGATATACTCTGTAGCGTAAATATGGGCATGGTTGATGGTATGCAGGAATTTGTATTCAAAAGGGTATGTATGGGCTGCaaaccattttttaaataaacgtTTTCCGAATTCTTGATGATAAAAAAATCCCCTGCAAGGCTGCAActacttggttaacacagaaaTTGCtagtgaatttataaatttgtttacAGTTTGAAAAGTCTATCTTTTAAGTCCAAAACACGGTGTTATTATTCCGCACAGTGACtcctacatttttaaaattggcGTTATAATAAGAAAAGATGATTTAATCAATATGGAAATGAAATTTCTAATGAGGAATAACATATTCTTACATGCAAAACAGAATTCTGCGCctgtttatttaaatatattattataacagCAACATAttactataaatatatttaattatagaaTGCGAATTTTGTTTTGCATGTAAGATTATGTTATCCCTCATTGAAAATTCCATTTCCATAATGATTAAATCGTCTTTTCTTATTATAACGccaatattaaaaatgtaggAGATTGGCACTATGAGGAATATTAACACCGTGTTTTGGACTTAGAGATAGACTTTTCAAACTGtaaacaaatttataacttCACTAGCAATTTCTATGTTAACCAAGTAGTTGAAGGAGATTTTTTTATCATCAAGAATTCGGAAAacgtttatttaaaaaatcctTCCGTTTGCAGCCCATACCCTTAGCGATCCATTTTAAGAGGCAAAAAACGTACATCGCGGTTAgataaatacattaaaatatttcgTAGTGGTTTATCCTTGAAAGCGTGATCAAATTACCCGCGACCAAACAATATGAAGACGACACATGTGACGTAACCGTTCACCTATTCGTGAAGGTCAGCATTTGCACGCGGAAAGATATTTCGACGTTCAAACCGAACTCAGACGACTACCATAAGGTTGGTTCATTGAAGCTAAGTCAGCTAAGTCGAAAAAATGCAATAGTGTCACTAAGTCACAAACCTTGGCCATCTTGTAAATTTTCGCTTGAGCTGTTCTCTCTAGACCGGCTCTGTCTTTCCTAAAAACAACGTGGATTgtaatgataatattaataTCGAAATCCTCTATAATTCTATTATCCCATAACAAACTGAAACAGCATATAACAGTAATTCGATTCCATTTACGTATGTATAATGCcgtatatatgaaaaattaacaTAATACTAACAACGAAAGTATGAAAGTAtgatgaattaaataaaaataaactaaacttACCAAAACACCCGGGTAGATACTGGTTGGTGGTAATGTGTGCTGTCTCATTTTTCCTAGGTCGCATTCAGGTGGGATATGTGAAGCGCATTTGTTGtgatactgaaaataaaatatgttatgaATAATCAAAACATCATTTCAATAAAGAAACTTGAAGATTTTTGAAAGCAACGCAAGATTCTAACATCCATACTTTCGTTTTATTCTGCCGTCATCGCACGATTAAAATCCTAGTACAACAGGCCGATATATACCCAAATATTACCAAAACGTAATTGTTAGGGGTGAACTTACCGTTGCTTGGCACCATCTACAATGTAGGCCCGTCAGACCCTGATACGATTTTATTGGCTTCTTACATTTATCACATGGACCTGCGTTGTTTCCTTCTATCCAAAAATGGTTTagtttctgaaataaaaaaattattattattattattcaattttccacgcacaaaaatgataaacaacacCATTTACGTCATCAACAAACAACGATACGTAACGAAAATTCACTTACCGCTGATTCTCTGGTTGACTTGACGTACGTATGGATGCAATTTGACGGCACTCTACTGACGCATCGTTCATGTGCTGCGTATTTACAAACTGAAACATAAAGAGCATTAACGTAAATATTTGATGTTGTAAACATCATACGATACTTATTAAAACAGAATTTGATTTTTGGTGACGACGCAATCGACATGATTCGAAAGTCAAAGtaaaacaaaaacagaaaagTGCGACGAACATTGCATTGTTGTAACATAGCAAACGACCTTTCATTCGGCAAATAAGCTTTGTAATCCATATTCAAACAAGGAATTAATACTACTTCCGTAATGTCAACCAATACCGAACGCATAAAAATAGCGCTCGACGATGACGTTTTATGAGAGTTTTCAAATTATGATACTACAAAATGGAAATGATCACACAAGAAACCTGGCAAAGTTTTGTAATAACAAAGAAATGGAACTAAGCATGAAGACTTAAATTAGAAGCACTGATTATAATCATACATGAAACAAGTAGTTTTGAAATTCGATTGCACATACGGTTTTAGTGGACGGTTAGTGGATTGTATCTATTCATTTCACTAACTGTAAAcggttgaaatatattttacttttaacAGCAAAGAGGATGTTACATCTGTGCATGTAAAAACTTCTACTTATGACGGTCTCTAAAATAGCGATAATCGACTGCGTACATCGACATGTAAATACCGAATGATACGTCGAACCATTCATGtccaaatatataaaatgaacttGGCCTTCTAATATCCCTCTAGGGCTTAGGCGCACATAACCAGTTACTTATTTtcgatttcattgtttttttacctaaaaattcctttttgtcataaaactacTCAATCTAGTCCACATCATGAAATACCAGTATAAGATAAGGAAAATTTAATCCGTAATTCAGAGTTATTCTGTGATGGATAAACATGTAGTGTATTTACATGTGCCGACCAGGCTTGGTATACATATTACCTATGGttgtaattttattaataaaagtgaatACTATTGTAATCTAGTAAATAGACTGAATTATTTCTATAgtgtatttaaaaatagatcCCACGTTCGGAAGTAaagtcacaattttaaaattggtattaAATTCTGAATTACGGAAATTTTCGTAATACAGTATCCTAAATCCTTGCAACCTTAGGCAAGGAGTGCATTACAATCGACTCTATCGCTTTTATTGAAAATAGATATAGGACAACATTAACATTGGGTGATAATAACTACATCGTGTGATGAAAGTAGGTTATTTTCATGCCTGGTGACATATTGTAAAAGAATAATTCAAGGTCGGAGCTGGAATCGTATTTCCATATTTCGCTTATATACAACGATTAAACAGGGAAAATTCCTCATACAGTTTTATAAGCCAGAATGCACGAATCTAATATTCTATCTATGTTGATATAGTATAGGAATATCTTGTGTGGTTATGACGAAATCTTGTTTTGAATGAAAGTTCTGTAAGCTAGAAATTTGTAAACCGCACTTACATGTACAACATAAACCTTGTTTTCCGACGCCTATCAACATGTTGAGGCAAAAGTTACAATAAGATGGTGACGTAAAATGCTTCAATCTCCAGGAATGTGTTCCGTCGTCTTttatattctgaaatatataaaataacagATAATGTTAGTCatgcaatatttttcaataacatGTTCTTATATTGAGTCCAAATTTCAATACTCGCCACAACGTCATCTTGGGTATCTTAGGATGAACTATACATAATAAGATTAGATCCGGTAACAAACTATTTTACAGAAAATccgaaaaaagatttttttacatttttttattgatggACCATGACTGGCTAAACATACACAAAAGGTCAAATAATTATTGGATATTACTGACCTCATTAGTAAAATGAGGGCATAATGACTGACACGCGAGCCTGGTTATTAGATGACGTGCGTCAGTTAAAATGATTTGCCAGCCCGTGGTAGGTAAAATATCACAAGCATTACAAGGTTAGTTCCATAAAGAAGTCCTacatttttgcatcttgcttcAAATGTACAATTTTTTGTTTGCCAAATTACAAGCTTAATGATCGATTAAAATCGATGACAATTTGGGTAGTTGAACTAAACTTCGAAATTTGTCTTTCGAGAACAAAATGGCGGAAGCTAATTTGATAATGGATTACAAATTACCGTAAACGATAATTTCCGATCA containing:
- the LOC120341806 gene encoding diacylglycerol kinase beta-like isoform X2 encodes the protein MTDEQFVTLTPAEFETLQKYAEYSSKKLTDVLEEFHNGGVLSKYKKDEPIDYAGFKLFMETYLEADLPDLFCTHMFRSFQKADTKEEIEGKIDMTLSGATVLACASVTGLQTGKIVNNMVGTPVAVKRRTWFGESRQSSEERKTDADVKGKPPRPVSTAGEITLNMNDHTHETTGATPADKTNSSTNNTLAVPSVTVTPQTPTTAAKVSTLSKTMNYTTARSKNPDEIPSEVEVVHLKDIVCYLSLLEGNRPEDKLQFVFKLYDTDENGNLDNGEMERIVNQMMHVAEYLGWDVTELRPILQEMLHEIDYDGDGVVSLEEWIQGGLTTIPLLVLLGLETNIKDDGTHSWRLKHFTSPSYCNFCLNMLIGVGKQGLCCTFCKYAAHERCVSRVPSNCIHTYVKSTRESAKLNHFWIEGNNAGPCDKCKKPIKSYQGLTGLHCRWCQATYHNKCASHIPPECDLGKMRQHTLPPTSIYPGVLERQSRSRENSSSENLQDGQVNKHKNMRRMNSMSLDGQGLQINPLPGTFPLLVFINPKSGGKQGVRLLRKMQYLLNPRQVYDLTKGGPMPGLNFFHDLDKFRVLCCGGDGTVGWVLDCIDKSGIQERPPVAILPLGTGNDLARCLRWGGGYEGGSMIKCLQQIEASQSVMMDRWNLKVDHDPETKEKGDPVPLTIMNNYFSVGVDAMICRKFHVMREKHPEKFNSRMKNKLWYFEFGTSETFAASCKKLHENLTVKVDGKNIDLQSGQRFQGIAVLNIPSVYGGTNLWGTTKKKKKKLALPSSTTASKDNIDIKYAVQGMGDKMLEVVGVVGAMEVGQIMAGLRAGNRLAQGHVIEITTTKLFPMQVDGEPWMQVPCKIEITHKNQVPMLMATPPQQSSIWTCFGKNKATVEDT
- the LOC120341806 gene encoding diacylglycerol kinase beta-like isoform X1, with the translated sequence MTDEQFVTLTPAEFETLQKYAEYSSKKLTDVLEEFHNGGVLSKYKKDEDDESIPIDYAGFKLFMETYLEADLPDLFCTHMFRSFQKADTKEEIEGKIDMTLSGATVLACASVTGLQTGKIVNNMVGTPVAVKRRTWFGESRQSSEERKTDADVKGKPPRPVSTAGEITLNMNDHTHETTGATPADKTNSSTNNTLAVPSVTVTPQTPTTAAKVSTLSKTMNYTTARSKNPDEIPSEVEVVHLKDIVCYLSLLEGNRPEDKLQFVFKLYDTDENGNLDNGEMERIVNQMMHVAEYLGWDVTELRPILQEMLHEIDYDGDGVVSLEEWIQGGLTTIPLLVLLGLETNIKDDGTHSWRLKHFTSPSYCNFCLNMLIGVGKQGLCCTFCKYAAHERCVSRVPSNCIHTYVKSTRESAKLNHFWIEGNNAGPCDKCKKPIKSYQGLTGLHCRWCQATYHNKCASHIPPECDLGKMRQHTLPPTSIYPGVLERQSRSRENSSSENLQDGQVNKHKNMRRMNSMSLDGQGLQINPLPGTFPLLVFINPKSGGKQGVRLLRKMQYLLNPRQVYDLTKGGPMPGLNFFHDLDKFRVLCCGGDGTVGWVLDCIDKSGIQERPPVAILPLGTGNDLARCLRWGGGYEGGSMIKCLQQIEASQSVMMDRWNLKVDHDPETKEKGDPVPLTIMNNYFSVGVDAMICRKFHVMREKHPEKFNSRMKNKLWYFEFGTSETFAASCKKLHENLTVKVDGKNIDLQSGQRFQGIAVLNIPSVYGGTNLWGTTKKKKKKLALPSSTTASKDNIDIKYAVQGMGDKMLEVVGVVGAMEVGQIMAGLRAGNRLAQGHVIEITTTKLFPMQVDGEPWMQVPCKIEITHKNQVPMLMATPPQQSSIWTCFGKNKATVEDT
- the LOC120341806 gene encoding diacylglycerol kinase beta-like isoform X3 is translated as MTDEQFVTLTPAEFETLQKYAEYSSKKLTDVLEEFHNGGVLSKYKKDEDDESIPIDYAGFKLFMETYLEADLPDLFCTHMFRSFQKADTKEEIEGKIDMTLSGATVLACASVTDADVKGKPPRPVSTAGEITLNMNDHTHETTGATPADKTNSSTNNTLAVPSVTVTPQTPTTAAKVSTLSKTMNYTTARSKNPDEIPSEVEVVHLKDIVCYLSLLEGNRPEDKLQFVFKLYDTDENGNLDNGEMERIVNQMMHVAEYLGWDVTELRPILQEMLHEIDYDGDGVVSLEEWIQGGLTTIPLLVLLGLETNIKDDGTHSWRLKHFTSPSYCNFCLNMLIGVGKQGLCCTFCKYAAHERCVSRVPSNCIHTYVKSTRESAKLNHFWIEGNNAGPCDKCKKPIKSYQGLTGLHCRWCQATYHNKCASHIPPECDLGKMRQHTLPPTSIYPGVLERQSRSRENSSSENLQDGQVNKHKNMRRMNSMSLDGQGLQINPLPGTFPLLVFINPKSGGKQGVRLLRKMQYLLNPRQVYDLTKGGPMPGLNFFHDLDKFRVLCCGGDGTVGWVLDCIDKSGIQERPPVAILPLGTGNDLARCLRWGGGYEGGSMIKCLQQIEASQSVMMDRWNLKVDHDPETKEKGDPVPLTIMNNYFSVGVDAMICRKFHVMREKHPEKFNSRMKNKLWYFEFGTSETFAASCKKLHENLTVKVDGKNIDLQSGQRFQGIAVLNIPSVYGGTNLWGTTKKKKKKLALPSSTTASKDNIDIKYAVQGMGDKMLEVVGVVGAMEVGQIMAGLRAGNRLAQGHVIEITTTKLFPMQVDGEPWMQVPCKIEITHKNQVPMLMATPPQQSSIWTCFGKNKATVEDT
- the LOC120341806 gene encoding diacylglycerol kinase beta-like isoform X4, which translates into the protein MTDEQFVTLTPAEFETLQKYAEYSSKKLTDVLEEFHNGGVLSKYKKDEDDESIPIDYAGFKLFMETYLEADLPDLFCTHMFRSFQKADTKEEIDADVKGKPPRPVSTAGEITLNMNDHTHETTGATPADKTNSSTNNTLAVPSVTVTPQTPTTAAKVSTLSKTMNYTTARSKNPDEIPSEVEVVHLKDIVCYLSLLEGNRPEDKLQFVFKLYDTDENGNLDNGEMERIVNQMMHVAEYLGWDVTELRPILQEMLHEIDYDGDGVVSLEEWIQGGLTTIPLLVLLGLETNIKDDGTHSWRLKHFTSPSYCNFCLNMLIGVGKQGLCCTFCKYAAHERCVSRVPSNCIHTYVKSTRESAKLNHFWIEGNNAGPCDKCKKPIKSYQGLTGLHCRWCQATYHNKCASHIPPECDLGKMRQHTLPPTSIYPGVLERQSRSRENSSSENLQDGQVNKHKNMRRMNSMSLDGQGLQINPLPGTFPLLVFINPKSGGKQGVRLLRKMQYLLNPRQVYDLTKGGPMPGLNFFHDLDKFRVLCCGGDGTVGWVLDCIDKSGIQERPPVAILPLGTGNDLARCLRWGGGYEGGSMIKCLQQIEASQSVMMDRWNLKVDHDPETKEKGDPVPLTIMNNYFSVGVDAMICRKFHVMREKHPEKFNSRMKNKLWYFEFGTSETFAASCKKLHENLTVKVDGKNIDLQSGQRFQGIAVLNIPSVYGGTNLWGTTKKKKKKLALPSSTTASKDNIDIKYAVQGMGDKMLEVVGVVGAMEVGQIMAGLRAGNRLAQGHVIEITTTKLFPMQVDGEPWMQVPCKIEITHKNQVPMLMATPPQQSSIWTCFGKNKATVEDT